The following are from one region of the Hemibagrus wyckioides isolate EC202008001 linkage group LG24, SWU_Hwy_1.0, whole genome shotgun sequence genome:
- the LOC131344778 gene encoding psychosine receptor-like, whose protein sequence is MNLTIEPTAAPLELNTTPKPFSVFDGCDHMVEGILFDLAVQTFNIVVGFPANILVIAILIRNRHEPSTSDIFLGCLAFMDAYFGLMVPISFLNLFYWKSMKGWLALKFSYGVKDTSGPLFLSCICLDRFVAVIFPIAFSQLKHIKYRIVLTLFVLGLTFAYASAKTIGGLHDFEKVFTGEVLATFTWMIICNMSILWALKRSRGAGKDEMHPMKKKAFKMVLSILCIIIFNYLPLVALFPFQDHYSPMVFTCYVQPVGFAFLNISSSIQPLVYLSRLEKIPFLPEGLVKKLCCTKKTNAEQSPA, encoded by the coding sequence ATGAACCTCACCATCGAACCCACTGCTGCCCCTCTGGAGCTGAACACGACCCCAAAGCCCTTCAGTGTGTTCGATGGGTGTGACCACATGGTGGAAGGCATCCTGTTCGACCTGGCAGTGCAAACCTTTAACATAGTGGTCGGATTTCCGGCCAACATCCTGGTCATCGCCATCCTGATCCGTAATCGTCACGAGCCCTCCACCTCTGACATCTTCCTGGGATGCCTGGCCTTCATGGATGCCTACTTCGGTCTCATGGTCCCTATAAGCTTCCTCAACCTCTTCTACTGGAAGAGCATGAAAGGTTGGCTGGCGCTGAAGTTCTCCTACGGCGTGAAGGACACGAGTGGGCCGCTCTTTCTGTCCTGCATCTGTCTGGATCGCTTCGTCGCCGTGATCTTCCCAATCGCTTTCAGTCAGCTGAAGCACATCAAGTACAGGATCGTCCTGACGCTGTTCGTCCTCGGCCTCACCTTCGCTTACGCCTCGGCTAAAACCATCGGTGGCCTCCATGACTTCGAGAAGGTCTTCACAGGAGAGGTTCTGGCCACGTTCACCTGGATGATCATCTGCAACATGTCCATCCTTTGGGCTCTGAAGCGCTCACGAGGGGCGGGCAAGGATGAGATGCACCCTATGAAGAAGAAAGCCTTCAAGATGGTGCTCTCCATCCTGTGCATCATTATTTTTAACTACCTCCCTCTGGTGGCCTTGTTCCCATTCCAGGATCACTACTCACCCATGGTCTTCACCTGCTATGTCCAGCCTGTGGGATTCGCCTTCCTgaacatcagcagcagcatccaGCCGCTCGTCTACCTGTCTCGTCTAGAGAAGATCCCCTTCCTGCCTGAGGGTTTGGTGAAGAAGCTCTGCTGTACGAAAAAGACCAACGCAGAGCAATCACCAGCTTAG